In uncultured Methanobrevibacter sp., the genomic window AGCATATTCTGCTGCTGCACTGGCCACACCACTCATCCTCATGAGCAAATTTAGGGCAGTTCTTTCAAGAAGCAATATTGTTCTTGCATCTCCCCTAAAAGATATCAGCAAATCATTTCTAGAGATTTTGACCCCTTCCTTTAAACAAAGGGTAATTTCAATGCCAAATTCTTCAAATAAATCACGAATAAGCTCAATACCTGCTAAAATACCCTCATCTTTTGATACAATAGATGCATTTACAATTTTATCTTTTTCAATAACTGCATTTGAAGTAATATCACCAAATCCCTCATCTTCAGCCAGCATATATGCAATAATTTTATCCAAAAAATCACCTAAACTTTAATAATTATTAAAATATATATTTATTCTATAATATAATATAAGTGATTATATATGGAAATTATATTTTTAGGAACTTCTTCAGCAGTCCATTCAAAAGAGAGAAATCAAGTTTCAATTGCAGTTAAGGCATTCGGAAAAGTGATGTTATTTGATTGCGGAGAAGGAACTCAAAGACAAATGCTTCACACAAAAGTAAGTCCTATGAAAATATCCAAGATATTTATCACACATTTCCACGGCGACCACATTCTAGGCCTTCCAGGACTCATACAATCCTTAGGATTGCATGGAAGGGAAGAAAAACTTACAATATATGGTCCCAAAGGATTACATAAAGTCAGAAATGCAATATTAAACTTCGGTTATTGCAAATATGAATATCCTCTCGAATTTATTGAAATAGAGCCCGGAATCATTGAAGAAACTGATGAATACATTATCAAATGCGAATATGTCAGACACAATGTTCCGTCTCTTGCATATTCAATAGAAGAAAAGAAAAAACCAAGGTTTTTGAGAGAAAAAGCTATTGAACTGGGAGTTCCAGTAGGTCCTCTTTTTGGGAAATTGCATAATGGACAGGAAGTTGAAGTTGACGGGAAAATCATAAAACCTGAGCAGGTTCTTGGAGAACCCCGAAAAGGAATTAAACTCACATATTCCGGAGACACAAGACCCTGTGAGGAAATGATTTACTTTGCAAAAGACAGCACACTGCTAATTCACGAATCAACATTTTCAAGGCAAGATGAAGAAAATGCAGAAGAGCATGGACATTCAACAGCAGCCGATGCAGCATATGTTGCAAAACAATCCAACTGTAAAGAATTAATCTTAACTCATATCAGTACACGCTATAACGGAGAATTTTCTAAAATTATATTAAATGAAGCACGAGAAATTTTTGAAAATACTAAAATCGCTTACGATTTAATGGAAATTGAACTTAAATGATACTATGGATCTCCTAGCAACACTTGATAATGATTTAAGAATTTTGATTTACATAATAATCATTGTTATTTCAACAACAATCATAACAAGACTGATTTCATATTTAATGAAAAAAAGAGAGCGGTTTAATCGAGATATGACTGCAGCATACCTGGCAAAAGACCTTGTAACCTATGCAATATATTTTGTTGCATTAATGTATATTTTAAGCTTCTTTGGAGTAAACCTTACCGGAACATTATTGAGTTTAGGTATTGTAGGTATTGCAGTGAGTTTTGCAGCAAAAGATATTATTTCCAATTTATTTTCGGGAATCATATTAATTCTTGGAAAAAGCATTAAAGTTGGAGACAGTCTTGAAATTGATGGTCTGAAAGGAACTATTGAGAGTATTTCCCTTAGATCAACTGTTATCGTTGATAATTTAGGAGTAAAAATTCATATTCCCAACTCCACATTAACAAATAATCCATATAATGAATTTAAATCCAATGAACTACGACGGGTTGATTTATATATCGGATTGCCGTTATCTGTTGATGTTGAAGACTTTAAAGAATATATTATTAAGAAAATTGTAACTTATGATACAATAGACAATACTATAGGACCTTATATT contains:
- a CDS encoding mechanosensitive ion channel family protein; this encodes MDLLATLDNDLRILIYIIIIVISTTIITRLISYLMKKRERFNRDMTAAYLAKDLVTYAIYFVALMYILSFFGVNLTGTLLSLGIVGIAVSFAAKDIISNLFSGIILILGKSIKVGDSLEIDGLKGTIESISLRSTVIVDNLGVKIHIPNSTLTNNPYNEFKSNELRRVDLYIGLPLSVDVEDFKEYIIKKIVTYDTIDNTIGPYIFVNETSFIQVKLKVSFWVKDYDSDDRWKLIISARDKYKVIITNDIRKYIVMMGEKK
- the rnz gene encoding ribonuclease Z, producing MEIIFLGTSSAVHSKERNQVSIAVKAFGKVMLFDCGEGTQRQMLHTKVSPMKISKIFITHFHGDHILGLPGLIQSLGLHGREEKLTIYGPKGLHKVRNAILNFGYCKYEYPLEFIEIEPGIIEETDEYIIKCEYVRHNVPSLAYSIEEKKKPRFLREKAIELGVPVGPLFGKLHNGQEVEVDGKIIKPEQVLGEPRKGIKLTYSGDTRPCEEMIYFAKDSTLLIHESTFSRQDEENAEEHGHSTAADAAYVAKQSNCKELILTHISTRYNGEFSKIILNEAREIFENTKIAYDLMEIELK